From the Streptomyces sp. KMM 9044 genome, one window contains:
- the purE gene encoding 5-(carboxyamino)imidazole ribonucleotide mutase, with the protein MSPSPVVGIVMGSDSDWPVMEAAAKALGEFEIDHEVDVVSAHRMPREMIGYGEQAADRGLKVIIAGAGGAAHLPGMLASVTPLPVIGVPVPLKHLDGMDSLLSIVQMPAGVPVATVSVGGARNAGLLAARILAAHDEELLGRMREFQQELNDQATEKGKRLRARAEGSGNGFGFGT; encoded by the coding sequence ATGAGCCCCAGCCCCGTAGTCGGCATCGTCATGGGTTCGGACTCCGACTGGCCCGTCATGGAGGCCGCCGCCAAGGCCCTCGGCGAGTTCGAGATCGACCACGAGGTCGACGTCGTCTCCGCGCACCGCATGCCCCGCGAGATGATCGGGTACGGCGAGCAGGCCGCGGACCGCGGGCTGAAGGTGATCATCGCGGGTGCGGGCGGTGCCGCCCATCTGCCCGGCATGCTCGCTTCGGTCACCCCGCTGCCCGTCATCGGTGTCCCCGTGCCGCTGAAGCACCTCGACGGCATGGACAGCCTGCTTTCCATCGTGCAGATGCCGGCCGGCGTCCCGGTCGCCACCGTCTCGGTGGGGGGCGCCCGCAACGCGGGACTGCTCGCGGCCCGGATCCTCGCCGCCCACGACGAGGAGCTCCTCGGCCGGATGCGGGAGTTCCAGCAGGAGCTGAACGACCAGGCCACGGAGAAGGGCAAACGCCTGCGCGCCAGGGCCGAGGGCTCCGGCAACGGCTTCGGCTTCGGGACG